From a single Nicotiana tabacum cultivar K326 chromosome 8, ASM71507v2, whole genome shotgun sequence genomic region:
- the LOC107821560 gene encoding transcription initiation factor IIA large subunit-like, producing MASSTTSNVYIHVIEDVISKVRDEFINNGGPGESILNELQGLWEMKMMHAGAILGTTERNPAPKGTPGGPITTPVHDLNVPYEGTEEYETPTADILFPPTPLQTPLPGTAQTPLPGTVQTPLPGTAQTPLPGTADSSSMYNIPTGGSTPFTPNEYSSLNDTGGATQLKGGPGRPSPFMQPPSPWLNQRPPLDVNVAYVEGREEVDRGASQQPMTQDFFMTAAGKRKREDFASQYNNGGYIPQQDGAADSIYDIMKAGEGNTIQLELVTSIQAAASRIPQVDGPTDHYDEALSTPNIYGYQGVVNEDYNIVNTPAPNDMQAPTPAPVLQNDDVDDDDEPLNENDDDDFDDVDQGEDLNTAHLVLAQFDKVTRTKSRWKCTLKDGIMHINNKDILFNKATGEFDF from the exons ATGGCGAGTTCGACTACGAGCAATGTTTACATCCACGTCATCGAAGATGTCATCAGCAAGGTCCGTGATGAGTTCATCAACAACGGTGGTCCCGGAGAGAGTATCCTCAACGAGCTCCAAGGA TTATGGGAGATGAAAATGATGCATGCTGGGGCAATATTGGGTACAACAGAGAGGAATCCAGCTCCGAAAGGGACCCCTGGAGGTCCAATAACAACCCCTGTTCATGACCTTAATGTGCCTTATGAAGGCACTGAGGAGTATGAAACTCCCACTGCCGATATTCTGTTTCCTCCA ACTCCATTGCAGACTCCGTTGCCTGGTACCGCCCAGACACCGCTACCTGGAACAGTGCAGACACCCCTCCCGGGAACTGCCCAAACACCTCTTCCTGGAACAGCAGATAGCAGCTCAATGTATAATATTCCTACAGGTGGCAGTACTCCCTTTACACCTAATGAGTACTCTTCTTTGAATGATACTGGTGGTGCAACTCAGTTGAAAGGCGGTCCAGGGAGACCTAGCCCATTTATG CAACCACCCTCCCCTTGGTTGAATCAAAGGCCTCCCCTTGATGTTAATGTTG CTTATGTTGAAGGACGAGAAGAAGTTGATCGCGGAGCTTCTCAGCAACCCATGACTCAG GACTTCTTTATGACGGCTGCTGGAAAGCGGAAAAGGGAAGATTTTGCATCTCAATATAACAATGGGGGATACATACCTCAACAGGATGGTGCTGCAGACTCAATATATGACATCATGAAG GCTGGTGAAGGCAACACTATTCAGCTTGAGTTGGTGACCTCTATCCAGGCTGCTGCTTCTAGAATTCCTCAAGTTGATGGTCCAACTGACCACTACGACGAAGCGCTTTCGACACCCAAt ATCTATGGTTATCAAGGGGTGGTCAATGAAGACTATAATATTGTCAACACACCAGCACCAAATG ATATGCAAGCGCCTACTCCTGCTCCTGTCCTTCAgaatgatgatgttgatgatgatgatgagcccTTGAATGAAAACGATGACGATGATTTTGATGATGTGGACCAAGGGGAGGATCTAAACACAGCGCATCTAGTTTTGGCTCAGTTTGACAAG GTGACACGTACAAAGAGCAGGTGGAAATGCACCCTTAAGGATGGCATAATGCACATAAATAATAAAGACATTCTTTTCAATAAG GCAACTGGAGAGTTTGACTTCTGA